One genomic region from Salvia hispanica cultivar TCC Black 2014 chromosome 2, UniMelb_Shisp_WGS_1.0, whole genome shotgun sequence encodes:
- the LOC125207011 gene encoding uncharacterized protein LOC125207011 yields MPDTIYHATHPPHPLHLLSTADKSMILVLINCDACGGFMGDVNCYECCICDFIVHVGCAALPTSTTSRRWDKHHPLLLTHDATLNHPGEFYCDQCEGRMNPKSWMYHCRNCDISIHPKCFKTTSGWYKNIKMGQEYHVNAETHPHPLTFQLLTTKRRCDACGNDRHEDIGFYCASCIFFICFYPCGKKMIRDGNIEAVD; encoded by the coding sequence ATGCCGGACACCATATATCACGCAACTCACCCTCCACACCCCCTCCACCTTCTCTCCACAGCAGATAAGAGTATGATACTAGTTTTAATCAATTGTGATGCCTGTGGAGGCTTCATGGGTGATGTTAACTGCTATGAATGCTGCATCTGTGATTTCATCGTGCACGTTGGATGCGCGGCGCTGCCTACGTCAACCACCAGCCGTAGATGGGACAAGCACCACCCGCTGCTTCTAACGCACGACGCCACTCTGAACCATCCCGGTGAATTCTACTGCGATCAATGTGAAGGTAGAATGAATCCCAAGAGTTGGATGTATCACTGCCGCAACTGCGATATATCCATCCATCCCAAATGCTTTAAAACAACATCCGGCTGGTATAAAAACATCAAGATGGGGCAGGAATATCATGTGAATGCAGAAACCCATCCACACCCTCTCACCTTTCAACTTCTCACCACTAAACGCCGCTGCGACGCTTGCGGTAATGATAGGCATGAGGATATTGGATTTTACTGTGCATCATGCATCTTCTTCATTTGTTTCTACCCCTGCGGTAAAAAAATGATCAGAGATGGCAACATTGAGGCCGTGGATTGA
- the LOC125204707 gene encoding uncharacterized protein LOC125204707 isoform X1, which yields MMYPAEGDKRTIHHPSHPEHQLLFLRRRCSFKCDACGTTGAKGSSYTCTNDACEYWIHERCASLPSTFKREDHHHSLSLSFHVPSQYLRYDYRCDVCRKRLVTKHWVYHCELCSYVVHLTCAFDKSLLTTREKGIMEFPINVVAVGEDLIGAFLRRQGVDTNSLILDHQDDVDYEFHHHKLRLVSSSSSSFHEEEEEENGDDDDDEEDYSCRKSELICDGCITPIHVKQASSYSSSSSSTPTKDYCYYMRCSMRSCKYCLHLACFLLPTKLTSLPLLRKHDHSFLLQSGDKLKSWDGSVCSVCRRYTNGLFYVCTECDEFILDIKCVSMPDTMYHVAHPPHPLNLLWKEDTEIRAFDLCDGCNDVVRDYDYRYACGSCDFTVHFQCAVLPASTTSLKWDKHHPLPLMNDATLNRPGDFYCNQCEKQMNPKRWMYHCRSCDISFHPHCSPTTTGYHRNIKFGQKYVIPTAHCHTLTFQTLTTKRCCDVCGQDRHEDIGFHCASCVFFICFDTCATKMIRDGNVEAVD from the exons ATGATGTATCCAGCCGAAGGTGACAAGCGCACCATACACCATCCGAGTCACCCTGAGCATCAACTGTTATTTCTGAGGAGAAGGTGTTCATTCAAGTGCGATGCTTGTGGCACCACAGGCGCCAAGGGGAGTTCCTACACATGCACCAATGATGCTTGTGAGTATTGGATCCATGAGAGATGTGCTTCCTTGCCTTCAACCTTCAAAAGGGAAGACCACCAtcactccctctctctctcttttcatGTCCCTTCTCAATATCTCAGATATGACTACCGTTGTGATGTCTGCAGAAAAAGATTAGTAACCAAACATTGGGTGTATCATTGTGAGCTTTGCAGCTACGTTGTCCATCTCACCTGCGCCTTCGACAAATCGCTCCTCACTACTAG AGAGAAAGGGATTATGGAGTTTCCAATAAATGTTGTGGCTGTGGGTGAGGACCTAATTGGAGCTTTTCTAAGGAGACAAGGAGTTGATACAAATTCACTCATCCTTGATCATCAAGATGATGTTGATTATGAGTTCCATCATCATAAACTCAGATTagtctcatcatcatcatcatcgtttcatgaagaagaagaagaagaaaatggtgatgatgatgatgacgagGAAGACTACTCTTGTAGAAAATCGGAGTTAATATGTGATGGGTGCATTACTCCGATACATGTGAAACAAGCATCATCTTattcttcgtcttcttcaagTACTCCTACTAAAGATTACTGCTACTACATGAGATGCAGCATGAGATCATGTAAATACTGTCTTCATTTGGCGTGCTTCCTCTTGCCAACTAAGCTCActtctcttcctcttctccGCAAACATGATCACAGCTTTCTCCTTCAATCCGGTGACAAACTTAAATCATGGGATGGGTCGGTTTGCAGCGTCTGCCGTAGATATACGAATGGTCTGTTTTATGTCTGTACAGAATGCGATGAGTTCATATTAGACATAAAGTGCGTTTCAATGCCGGACACAATGTATCACGTAGCTCACCCTCCACACCCCCTCAACCTTCTATGGAAAGAAGATACTGAGATACGAGCTTTCGATTTATGTGATGGCTGTAATGATGTCGTCCGGGATTATGATTATAGGTATGCATGCGGCAGCTGTGATTTCACCGTGCACTTTCAATGCGCAGTGCTACCGGCATCAACCACCAGCCTTAAATGGGACAAGCACCACCCGCTGCCTTTGATGAACGATGCCACTCTAAACCGTCCCGGTGATTTCTACTGCAATCAATGCGAGAAACAAATGAATCCTAAAAGGTGGATGTATCACTGCCGCAGCTGCGATATATCCTTCCATCCGCACTGCTCTCCAACTACAACCGGATACCATAGAAACATCAAGTTTGGTCAAAAGTATGTGATCCCCACAGCTCACTGCCACACACTCACCTTTCAAACTCTCACTACAAAACGCTGCTGCGACGTTTGTGGTCAGGATAGGCATGAGGATATTGGATTTCACTGTGCATCATGCGTCTTCTTCATTTGTTTCGACACCTGCGCTACAAAAATGATCAGAGATGGCAATGTTGAGGCCGTCGATTGA
- the LOC125204707 gene encoding uncharacterized protein LOC125204707 isoform X2, producing MKSVQRRRGRSDTRCTLNTLTQQQNFEDVLVWLQCSICQRSVWGIFYECTSAECTFVMHIRCAQGSDMMYPAEGDKRTIHHPSHPEHQLLFLRRRCSFKCDACGTTGAKGSSYTCTNDACEYWIHERCASLPSTFKREDHHHSLSLSFHVPSQYLRYDYRCDVCRKRLVTKHWVYHCELCSYVVHLTCAFDKSLLTTREKGIMEFPINVVAVGEDLIGAFLRRQGVDTNSLILDHQDDVDYEFHHHKLRLVSSSSSSFHEEEEEENGDDDDDEEDYSCRKSELICDGCITPIHVKQASSYSSSSSSTPTKDYCYYMRCSMRSCKYCLHLACFLLPTKLTSLPLLRKHDHSFLLQSGDKLKSWDGSVCSVCRRYTNGLFYVCTECDEFILDIKCVSMPDTMYHVAHPPHPLNLLWKEDTEIRAFDLCDGCNDVVRDYDYRYACGSCDFTVHFQCAVLPASTTSLKWDKHHPLPLMNDATLNRPGDFYCNQCEKQMNPKRWMYHCRSCDISFHPHCSPTTTGYHRNIKFGQKYVIPTAHCHTLTFQTLTTKRCCDVCGQDRHEDIGFHCASCVFFICFDTCATKMIRDGNVEAVD from the exons ATGAAGAGTGTGCAGAGGCGCCGAGGAAGATCAGACACGCGATGCACCCTCAACACACTCACTCAACAACAAAACTTTGAAGATGTGTTAGTGTGGTTGCAGTGTTCAATCTGCCAAAGGTCTGTCTGGGGAATTTTCTACGAATGTACGAGCGCAGAATGTACGTTTGTGATGCATATCAGATGCGCGCAGGGCAGCGACATGATGTATCCAGCCGAAGGTGACAAGCGCACCATACACCATCCGAGTCACCCTGAGCATCAACTGTTATTTCTGAGGAGAAGGTGTTCATTCAAGTGCGATGCTTGTGGCACCACAGGCGCCAAGGGGAGTTCCTACACATGCACCAATGATGCTTGTGAGTATTGGATCCATGAGAGATGTGCTTCCTTGCCTTCAACCTTCAAAAGGGAAGACCACCAtcactccctctctctctcttttcatGTCCCTTCTCAATATCTCAGATATGACTACCGTTGTGATGTCTGCAGAAAAAGATTAGTAACCAAACATTGGGTGTATCATTGTGAGCTTTGCAGCTACGTTGTCCATCTCACCTGCGCCTTCGACAAATCGCTCCTCACTACTAG AGAGAAAGGGATTATGGAGTTTCCAATAAATGTTGTGGCTGTGGGTGAGGACCTAATTGGAGCTTTTCTAAGGAGACAAGGAGTTGATACAAATTCACTCATCCTTGATCATCAAGATGATGTTGATTATGAGTTCCATCATCATAAACTCAGATTagtctcatcatcatcatcatcgtttcatgaagaagaagaagaagaaaatggtgatgatgatgatgacgagGAAGACTACTCTTGTAGAAAATCGGAGTTAATATGTGATGGGTGCATTACTCCGATACATGTGAAACAAGCATCATCTTattcttcgtcttcttcaagTACTCCTACTAAAGATTACTGCTACTACATGAGATGCAGCATGAGATCATGTAAATACTGTCTTCATTTGGCGTGCTTCCTCTTGCCAACTAAGCTCActtctcttcctcttctccGCAAACATGATCACAGCTTTCTCCTTCAATCCGGTGACAAACTTAAATCATGGGATGGGTCGGTTTGCAGCGTCTGCCGTAGATATACGAATGGTCTGTTTTATGTCTGTACAGAATGCGATGAGTTCATATTAGACATAAAGTGCGTTTCAATGCCGGACACAATGTATCACGTAGCTCACCCTCCACACCCCCTCAACCTTCTATGGAAAGAAGATACTGAGATACGAGCTTTCGATTTATGTGATGGCTGTAATGATGTCGTCCGGGATTATGATTATAGGTATGCATGCGGCAGCTGTGATTTCACCGTGCACTTTCAATGCGCAGTGCTACCGGCATCAACCACCAGCCTTAAATGGGACAAGCACCACCCGCTGCCTTTGATGAACGATGCCACTCTAAACCGTCCCGGTGATTTCTACTGCAATCAATGCGAGAAACAAATGAATCCTAAAAGGTGGATGTATCACTGCCGCAGCTGCGATATATCCTTCCATCCGCACTGCTCTCCAACTACAACCGGATACCATAGAAACATCAAGTTTGGTCAAAAGTATGTGATCCCCACAGCTCACTGCCACACACTCACCTTTCAAACTCTCACTACAAAACGCTGCTGCGACGTTTGTGGTCAGGATAGGCATGAGGATATTGGATTTCACTGTGCATCATGCGTCTTCTTCATTTGTTTCGACACCTGCGCTACAAAAATGATCAGAGATGGCAATGTTGAGGCCGTCGATTGA